The proteins below come from a single Pseudomonas chlororaphis genomic window:
- a CDS encoding acetyl-CoA hydrolase, with translation MVQLCSIEQAVEDVLERLPAHIHLGMPLGLGKPNLFANALFRRIAELPERQLTIYTALSLGRPNLGDGLQKRFLEPFIERVFGDYPELDYLSALHQGDLPANIRVQQFFMQPGSLLNSAPAQQDYVSSNYSHAARDINAAGLNLVAQLVASDPQHPDRLSLSCNPDITLDLLPMIAKRRAAGETILLVGQVHSDLPYMPGDAEVGIDGFDLLIDEKDNHTLFSTPNMPVGFQDHLIGLHASTLVRDGGTLQIGIGAMGDALTAALLARQADNAGYQALLTDLNLSQWAQLIEREGGVQPFAKGLYGCSEMFVNGLLVLAEAGIIRRKVYPDEATQEQANAGTLDEAAQPDGVCIHGGFFLGPRSFYQRLHELPDARRLEFNMTRISYINELYGQEPLKRLQRLDARFINTVFTMTLLGAGVADQLEDGRVLSGVGGQYNFVAQGHALEGARSILLLRSWREAGGEISSNIVWEYGHCTIPRHLRDIVVTEYGIADLRGQTDAAVIEALLNISDSRFQPGLIEQAQNAGKLPKDFRLDPRFADNTPERLQAIQARHPNLFPEYPLGCDFDGIERDLLRALNWLKSKFKLSEMLELGKAALDAPEPSLYPEHLERMQLASTEGLKEDLFQRLLLAGLKATAQ, from the coding sequence GCAGTTGTGTTCAATCGAGCAGGCGGTGGAGGACGTGCTTGAGCGCCTGCCCGCCCATATCCACCTCGGCATGCCGCTGGGGCTGGGCAAGCCCAATCTGTTCGCCAATGCGTTGTTCCGGCGCATCGCTGAATTGCCCGAGCGCCAGTTGACGATTTACACGGCCCTGAGCCTGGGGCGGCCGAACCTGGGCGACGGCTTGCAAAAACGCTTCCTCGAACCATTCATCGAGCGGGTTTTCGGCGACTACCCGGAGCTGGATTACCTCTCGGCGCTGCATCAAGGCGACCTGCCGGCCAATATTCGCGTCCAGCAGTTCTTCATGCAGCCCGGCAGCCTGTTGAACAGCGCGCCGGCCCAGCAAGACTACGTCAGCAGCAACTACAGCCACGCGGCCCGGGACATCAATGCCGCCGGGTTGAACCTGGTGGCGCAACTGGTGGCCAGCGACCCACAACACCCGGACCGCCTGAGCCTGAGCTGCAACCCGGACATCACCCTGGACCTGTTGCCCATGATCGCCAAGCGGCGAGCAGCCGGGGAGACCATCCTACTGGTCGGCCAGGTGCACAGCGACTTGCCCTACATGCCGGGTGACGCCGAAGTCGGCATCGACGGCTTCGACCTGCTGATCGACGAGAAAGACAATCACACGCTGTTTTCCACGCCGAACATGCCGGTGGGCTTCCAGGATCACCTGATCGGCCTGCACGCCAGCACGCTGGTGCGTGACGGCGGGACGTTGCAGATAGGCATCGGCGCCATGGGCGATGCATTGACGGCCGCCTTGTTGGCGCGCCAGGCGGACAATGCCGGCTACCAGGCGTTGCTGACGGACCTGAATCTCAGCCAGTGGGCACAATTGATCGAACGCGAAGGTGGGGTGCAGCCGTTCGCCAAAGGGCTGTATGGCTGCAGCGAGATGTTCGTCAACGGTTTGCTGGTCCTGGCGGAAGCCGGGATCATCCGGCGCAAGGTCTACCCCGACGAAGCCACCCAGGAACAGGCCAACGCCGGCACCCTCGACGAGGCCGCGCAACCCGACGGCGTCTGCATACACGGCGGATTCTTCCTCGGCCCGCGCAGTTTCTACCAGCGCCTGCATGAGTTGCCCGATGCCCGGCGGCTCGAATTCAACATGACCCGCATCAGCTACATCAACGAGTTGTACGGCCAGGAGCCGCTCAAGCGACTGCAGCGACTCGACGCACGTTTCATCAACACGGTCTTCACCATGACCCTGCTGGGCGCCGGCGTGGCCGATCAGTTGGAGGATGGGCGAGTGCTCAGTGGCGTGGGCGGGCAGTACAACTTCGTCGCCCAGGGCCATGCACTGGAAGGCGCGCGTTCGATCCTGCTGTTGCGCAGTTGGCGTGAGGCGGGCGGGGAGATCAGCTCGAACATTGTCTGGGAATACGGCCACTGCACGATTCCCCGGCATCTGCGGGACATCGTGGTGACCGAGTACGGTATCGCCGACCTGCGCGGCCAGACCGATGCCGCGGTGATCGAGGCACTGCTGAATATCAGCGATTCACGCTTTCAGCCGGGACTGATCGAACAGGCCCAGAATGCCGGCAAATTACCGAAGGATTTCCGCCTCGATCCACGGTTCGCCGACAACACGCCAGAGCGTTTGCAGGCGATCCAGGCACGGCATCCGAACCTGTTCCCCGAATACCCGCTGGGCTGCGACTTCGATGGGATAGAGCGGGACTTGCTGCGGGCGCTGAACTGGCTCAAGAGCAAGTTCAAGCTCAGCGAGATGCTGGAGCTGGGCAAGGCCGCGCTGGATGCCCCGGAGCCCTCTCTGTACCCCGAGCATCTGGAGCGGATGCAACTGGCGAGCACCGAGGGGCTGAAGGAGGACTTGTTCCAGCGCTTGTTGCTGGCGGGGCTCAAGGCCACTGCACAATAG